The Clostridium bornimense genome includes a region encoding these proteins:
- a CDS encoding methyltransferase domain-containing protein: MADWNSMQYLMFKDERTQPAIDLVNRIHINEPKKILDIGCGPGNSTQVLAQRFPNAYILGVDKSPNMIETAKKHYPNLEFKICDVDKDLSILDKDFDIVFSNACIQWIPNHNQFLKDMIRLLKPDGILAVQTPMNYQEPIHKIIGEVSSSEKWKSEFINPRKFYNLTQSEYFDLLSEISSEFSMWQTTYCHKLRSHKDIMEWYRGTGLRPYLNVLSDEKKRAFEQDIFDRVIKEYPKQKNGNIIFRFPRFFFIATAKTK, encoded by the coding sequence ATGGCAGATTGGAATTCAATGCAGTATTTAATGTTTAAAGATGAACGAACACAGCCAGCAATTGATTTAGTTAATCGCATTCATATTAATGAACCTAAAAAGATTCTTGATATTGGATGTGGACCAGGAAATAGTACACAGGTTTTAGCACAACGATTTCCTAACGCCTATATTCTTGGTGTTGATAAATCTCCCAATATGATTGAAACAGCTAAAAAACATTATCCTAATCTTGAGTTTAAGATTTGTGATGTAGATAAGGATTTATCAATTCTAGATAAGGATTTTGATATAGTTTTTTCAAATGCTTGTATTCAGTGGATACCTAATCATAATCAATTTTTAAAGGATATGATTAGATTATTAAAACCAGATGGAATACTTGCAGTACAAACACCAATGAATTATCAAGAGCCAATTCACAAAATTATCGGAGAAGTTTCGTCCAGTGAAAAATGGAAATCCGAGTTTATTAATCCTAGAAAGTTTTACAATCTAACACAAAGTGAATATTTTGATTTGCTTTCAGAAATTTCATCAGAATTTTCTATGTGGCAAACTACATATTGTCACAAGTTAAGATCTCATAAGGATATTATGGAATGGTACCGTGGTACGGGATTAAGACCATATTTGAATGTTTTATCAGATGAGAAAAAGAGGGCATTTGAACAAGATATTTTTGATAGAGTTATTAAAGAATATCCAAAACAGAAAAATGGAAATATTATTTTTAGATTTCCAAGGTTCTTTTTTATTGCAACAGCAAAAACTAAATAA
- a CDS encoding AAA family ATPase, which translates to MAKVTFNKSGSGSETGRLIIPALMLKILDIKDSKEDTDRRISISFVDNKIRIKKQKDKVDDDTYNKASSVVTFYSSGKSSRSGKVIIPVDMLQRLKITRGDNEVNINIENDEIIVSKNLKNEKLRGKDESMKIVSIFNIKGGVAKTISSINFAACLADKGKKVLLVDLDSQADTTKIFKAYDIDAKSVEDILLEKNMDPREAIKSTEYENLDIIASNIKLAFAEKKILLDTTRNQQNRLKKALDKLRDEYDYCIMDCPPNLNMITINALVASDEVLVPIKIDKFALDGLEYLLESIQEIKDEFNPGLDFGGCFITMDKATSVNKLVKDQLKSILEDKLFDTTIRDNVKVIESTLEEKPVIYYANKSNASKDYRNLVEEVF; encoded by the coding sequence GTGGCTAAGGTTACATTTAATAAAAGTGGAAGTGGAAGTGAGACAGGAAGACTTATTATTCCAGCTCTGATGTTAAAGATATTAGACATAAAGGATTCTAAAGAAGATACTGATAGAAGAATTTCTATCTCATTTGTAGATAATAAAATTAGGATAAAAAAGCAGAAAGATAAAGTAGACGATGATACATATAATAAAGCTTCATCGGTAGTAACTTTTTATAGCAGTGGTAAAAGTAGTAGGAGCGGAAAAGTTATTATCCCTGTTGATATGTTACAAAGATTAAAAATAACTAGGGGCGATAACGAAGTCAATATCAACATTGAAAATGATGAGATTATAGTTTCTAAAAACCTGAAGAATGAAAAGTTAAGAGGGAAGGATGAGAGTATGAAAATAGTAAGTATATTTAATATTAAAGGCGGTGTAGCTAAAACAATTAGTTCAATAAATTTTGCTGCTTGTTTAGCTGACAAGGGGAAAAAAGTTCTATTAGTAGACTTAGATAGCCAAGCTGACACAACAAAGATCTTTAAAGCTTATGATATAGATGCTAAATCTGTTGAGGATATATTGCTTGAGAAGAATATGGACCCAAGAGAAGCGATAAAATCTACAGAATATGAAAATTTAGATATAATAGCTTCAAATATAAAGTTAGCTTTTGCTGAAAAGAAGATTTTGCTAGATACAACTAGAAATCAACAAAATAGACTTAAGAAGGCATTGGATAAGCTTAGAGATGAATATGATTATTGTATAATGGATTGTCCTCCAAACTTAAATATGATTACAATAAATGCATTGGTAGCATCTGATGAAGTACTTGTACCTATTAAAATAGATAAATTTGCTCTTGATGGCCTTGAATATTTATTAGAGAGTATACAAGAAATTAAGGATGAATTTAATCCAGGGTTAGATTTCGGGGGATGTTTTATAACTATGGATAAAGCTACAAGTGTAAATAAATTAGTTAAGGATCAATTAAAGTCAATATTGGAAGATAAGTTATTTGATACAACTATAAGAGATAATGTAAAAGTAATAGAATCTACATTAGAAGAAAAGCCAGTAATATATTATGCAAATAAATCTAATGCAAGTAAAGATTATAGAAATTTGGTTGAGGAGGTATTTTAG
- a CDS encoding DeoR/GlpR family DNA-binding transcription regulator has protein sequence MFLEERYEQIVECIESEGRVTVKALADKFKVTEDCIRKDLRVLESRDKLKRVYGGAIIQRGHNDIKPLDERKNINLDKKRKVAISAAKLIAPGEVIFLDVSTNNLEIAKILREKDIKLTVITNMLEIVLELKKSNNIRVISIGGEFNKNIGAVIGAAANKHIEKFTFDKSFIGVCGINMETESISTIDIEDGNTKKTIIECSHKSYLVSEDEKFNYDEFYKFASISDIAGIITEKGILRK, from the coding sequence TTGTTTTTAGAAGAACGATATGAACAAATAGTAGAATGTATTGAATCTGAAGGAAGAGTAACCGTCAAAGCTTTGGCTGATAAATTCAAAGTTACTGAAGATTGCATTAGAAAAGATTTACGAGTGCTAGAAAGTAGAGATAAATTAAAAAGAGTCTACGGTGGTGCTATTATTCAAAGAGGCCACAATGATATTAAACCTCTTGATGAACGTAAAAATATTAATTTAGACAAAAAAAGAAAAGTTGCTATCAGTGCTGCTAAATTAATAGCGCCAGGAGAAGTGATATTTTTAGATGTATCAACAAATAATTTGGAAATAGCAAAAATTTTAAGAGAAAAAGACATTAAATTAACGGTTATAACAAACATGTTAGAAATAGTTTTAGAACTTAAGAAAAGTAACAATATCCGAGTAATTTCAATTGGTGGAGAATTCAATAAAAATATTGGTGCTGTAATAGGTGCTGCTGCTAATAAACACATTGAAAAATTCACTTTTGATAAATCTTTTATCGGGGTATGCGGAATTAATATGGAAACAGAATCCATAAGCACAATAGATATCGAAGATGGAAATACTAAAAAAACTATTATAGAATGTTCACATAAAAGCTACCTAGTTTCTGAGGATGAAAAGTTTAATTATGATGAATTTTATAAATTTGCATCAATATCAGATATAGCTGGTATTATTACCGAAAAAGGTATACTCCGTAAATGA
- a CDS encoding GNAT family N-acetyltransferase: protein MIIREIEEKDNKEVENLIRTCLIEYGANKPGCAWSDPNLGSFYQLYQNERSRYWVAEDKGEVVAGCGVGPLNGDDKVCELQKMYAFKEVRGTGIAKKLLDIALEFAKEYYDKCYLETFSNMIEANKFYNKHGFVKLEKPLVETEHYACDVWYIKDL from the coding sequence ATGATAATAAGAGAAATAGAAGAAAAAGATAATAAGGAAGTTGAAAATCTTATAAGAACTTGTTTAATAGAATATGGAGCTAACAAACCAGGGTGTGCATGGAGTGATCCGAATCTTGGAAGTTTCTATCAGTTATATCAAAATGAAAGAAGTAGATATTGGGTAGCAGAGGATAAAGGGGAGGTAGTAGCAGGATGTGGTGTTGGTCCATTAAATGGTGATGATAAAGTATGTGAGTTACAGAAGATGTATGCTTTTAAAGAGGTAAGAGGTACTGGAATAGCGAAGAAACTTTTAGACATAGCTTTAGAATTTGCAAAAGAGTATTATGATAAGTGCTATCTTGAAACTTTTAGCAATATGATAGAAGCTAATAAGTTTTATAATAAACATGGTTTTGTTAAGTTAGAAAAGCCCTTAGTAGAAACAGAGCATTATGCTTGTGATGTATGGTATATAAAGGATTTATAG
- a CDS encoding diguanylate cyclase: MEKFLSNIDNLIDEFEFQDIRFINNQFLKTTEQEINTFLKEHKMSNTMLDIKINYILGLINKLKLQITCSYNFFLKALALAKEIENDLWLSRIYSKLSLISIYNKNFSEVESYSYNAIQCFKNIDSTKIKAYLYLEKIQTTYLKNKPLSPTQPYMDEINNMLKNSEDKYTVRIFMILSYLKIYILEDVKQGVMWGEKALHLSLKHNMLNEEAIINLYTAKVYMTYIVKPKDVIRILEPMILEGKYKSINIEIQILIFLELTKAYLEENRISKAEEGITFIINNLDSISPILSKNVVIALLYFRSKIELYNKNYKIALEYVLECEHKYNNLEDNHILLDYEFDFKITLCEIYSKLDNHEKALNYCNSLLEKEDTLSIIRKKRLYFFLGELYEKTDDFYLSFLYFNKYVSIHTSMIHDDFILLYERYQKKLENKYKTLVIESLYNSNTVMIKDAYIDKLTKVLNKNYLLENQLKLHDAISIGIIMLDIDYFKKYNDGYGHIKGDIILSSVAGKIKDICGDNNIIIRYGGEEFLIISYNINKLSLKILGETICTQIHDMGLEHNFSEVSNCVTVSVGCYYKILEETDTYIKLIELADNCLYKAKENGRNQCIIN; the protein is encoded by the coding sequence ATGGAAAAATTCCTTAGTAATATAGACAACCTTATAGACGAATTTGAATTTCAAGATATACGCTTTATTAATAATCAATTTTTAAAAACAACAGAACAAGAAATTAATACTTTTTTAAAAGAGCACAAAATGAGCAATACAATGCTAGATATAAAAATTAACTATATCCTGGGATTGATAAATAAATTAAAATTACAAATAACTTGTAGTTATAACTTTTTTCTTAAAGCATTAGCATTAGCAAAAGAAATAGAAAATGATCTTTGGTTATCCAGAATCTATTCTAAACTATCTTTAATATCAATATATAATAAAAATTTTTCTGAAGTTGAGTCTTACTCATATAACGCTATACAATGTTTTAAAAATATTGATTCAACTAAAATTAAGGCTTATCTGTATCTTGAAAAAATACAGACTACATATCTTAAAAATAAGCCTCTTTCACCTACACAACCATATATGGATGAAATTAATAATATGTTGAAGAACTCAGAAGATAAATATACTGTACGTATATTTATGATTTTAAGTTATCTTAAAATATACATTTTAGAAGATGTAAAACAAGGAGTAATGTGGGGTGAAAAAGCACTCCACCTCTCTTTAAAACATAATATGTTAAATGAAGAAGCTATAATAAATCTATATACTGCAAAAGTTTATATGACTTATATAGTAAAACCTAAAGATGTAATTAGAATTTTAGAACCGATGATCTTAGAGGGTAAATATAAATCCATAAATATTGAAATACAAATTTTAATTTTTCTAGAACTAACAAAAGCATATTTAGAAGAAAATAGAATTTCTAAAGCTGAAGAAGGAATTACTTTTATTATAAATAATCTTGACTCAATTTCACCTATATTATCAAAAAATGTGGTAATCGCTTTATTATACTTTAGATCTAAAATAGAACTTTACAATAAAAACTATAAAATTGCTTTAGAATATGTCTTAGAATGTGAACACAAGTATAATAATCTTGAAGACAATCATATACTACTGGATTATGAATTTGATTTTAAAATTACTTTATGCGAAATCTATAGTAAGCTTGATAATCACGAGAAGGCATTAAATTATTGTAATAGTCTTCTGGAAAAGGAAGATACTTTGAGTATCATACGAAAAAAGAGACTTTATTTTTTCTTAGGTGAATTGTATGAAAAAACTGATGATTTCTATCTATCATTTTTATATTTTAATAAATATGTATCTATACATACTTCAATGATACATGATGACTTTATTCTGCTTTATGAACGTTATCAGAAAAAACTAGAAAACAAATACAAAACTCTTGTAATCGAAAGTTTATATAATTCAAACACAGTAATGATTAAAGATGCATATATAGATAAACTTACAAAAGTTTTAAACAAAAATTATCTTTTAGAAAATCAGTTAAAACTTCATGATGCAATTAGTATAGGTATAATTATGCTAGATATAGATTATTTTAAAAAATATAATGATGGATATGGGCATATAAAAGGAGATATTATATTATCATCAGTAGCAGGTAAAATTAAAGATATCTGTGGCGATAACAATATTATAATTAGATATGGTGGTGAAGAATTCCTAATCATATCTTACAACATTAATAAGTTATCCTTAAAAATCTTAGGTGAAACTATATGCACCCAAATACATGATATGGGGCTAGAACACAATTTCTCAGAGGTTAGCAATTGCGTTACTGTCAGTGTTGGCTGTTACTATAAAATTCTAGAAGAGACTGATACTTATATAAAGCTTATAGAATTAGCTGACAATTGCTTATACAAGGCTAAGGAAAATGGACGAAATCAATGTATTATCAATTAA
- a CDS encoding alpha/beta fold hydrolase: protein MMIVSVNNIKLNFEKSGNGQALILLHGNGEDNKIFDKAIPILEKHFTVYAIDLRGHGSSEEIKEYHYLDMVEDIKEFIISENIAGPIVYGFSDGGIIALLLASMYPKLLSKIIVSGANINPKGLKAKWIILFKVMYLIKKDSKVKMMLEEPNISIEMLNKIEIPTVVLVGSRDVIKENHTKLIVDNIKNCKLQILDGEDHGSYIIHNGKIANIILENT from the coding sequence ATGATGATAGTAAGTGTAAATAATATAAAGCTGAATTTCGAAAAGAGTGGAAATGGTCAAGCACTTATACTTCTTCATGGAAATGGTGAGGATAACAAAATTTTTGATAAGGCCATACCTATATTAGAAAAACATTTTACTGTGTATGCAATAGATTTAAGAGGGCATGGTAGTAGTGAAGAGATAAAGGAATATCATTATTTAGATATGGTAGAAGATATAAAAGAATTTATTATAAGTGAAAATATCGCTGGTCCAATTGTTTATGGTTTTAGTGATGGAGGAATAATAGCTTTACTACTAGCTTCTATGTACCCTAAATTATTATCTAAGATAATAGTAAGTGGAGCTAATATAAATCCGAAAGGATTAAAAGCTAAATGGATTATATTATTTAAAGTAATGTATTTAATAAAAAAAGATTCCAAAGTAAAAATGATGTTAGAAGAGCCTAATATATCAATAGAAATGTTAAATAAAATAGAAATTCCAACAGTGGTCCTAGTAGGAAGTAGAGATGTTATAAAGGAAAATCATACTAAATTAATAGTTGATAATATAAAAAATTGTAAGCTTCAAATACTAGATGGTGAAGATCATGGTAGTTATATTATTCATAATGGGAAAATTGCAAATATTATTTTAGAAAATACATAA
- a CDS encoding ParB N-terminal domain-containing protein, with protein MAKKIGISAGMLNNISKSVKKIDEIDTKANYKIEYIALKDLVPNPKNFYELVNIEELAEDIKLNGLNSNLLVRPIGDEGKYELIGGHRRYSALSKLVSEGEKKFKIVPCQVRDLNDIDTEIALINDNAQNRELTEAEKLKQVERLTALYKEKKAKGEAVPGRIRERIAGDLGLSSTQVGRYEKINRGLIPELKELIDSKELSISNGEAFAALTEESQKELVDIVKNKDIELTKKDGEELKKKMKAMEADQKEKEEEMQRKINSMKAEFEKQIAEKDNKIKNLSFDKEKEKESRQALEAEREELQAKLHAEEAKVKAEIEKAKKEEAEKIKKELEDSKLKAKSKKKKIKETEENSEEYKVIKANEEVITKVKSIMGKIDPTLGTIKKLQKEEIEITDETIEIVNKLIDTVENFTESIKEILKK; from the coding sequence ATGGCAAAGAAGATAGGAATTTCTGCAGGAATGCTTAATAATATATCAAAGAGTGTAAAAAAGATAGACGAGATTGATACGAAAGCAAATTATAAAATAGAATACATAGCTTTGAAGGATCTAGTACCAAATCCTAAAAACTTTTATGAGTTAGTTAATATAGAAGAATTAGCAGAAGATATCAAACTTAATGGACTTAATTCTAATCTTCTTGTTAGACCTATTGGAGATGAAGGTAAGTACGAATTAATAGGTGGGCATAGAAGATATAGTGCATTATCAAAGTTAGTTAGTGAGGGCGAAAAGAAGTTTAAAATAGTTCCATGTCAAGTTAGGGATCTAAATGATATCGATACAGAAATTGCTCTTATTAATGATAATGCTCAAAATCGTGAACTTACTGAAGCGGAAAAATTAAAACAAGTTGAAAGATTAACAGCTTTATATAAGGAAAAAAAGGCAAAAGGTGAGGCGGTTCCAGGAAGAATAAGAGAGAGAATAGCAGGGGATTTAGGATTATCATCAACACAAGTAGGAAGATATGAAAAGATAAATAGAGGATTAATTCCAGAATTAAAGGAATTAATTGATAGCAAAGAGTTAAGTATAAGTAACGGGGAAGCTTTTGCGGCATTAACTGAAGAATCTCAAAAGGAGCTTGTAGATATAGTTAAAAATAAGGATATCGAGCTTACTAAAAAAGATGGTGAAGAGCTAAAGAAAAAGATGAAAGCTATGGAAGCAGATCAAAAAGAAAAAGAAGAAGAGATGCAAAGAAAAATTAATTCCATGAAGGCTGAATTTGAAAAGCAAATAGCTGAAAAGGATAATAAAATAAAAAATCTTTCTTTCGATAAAGAAAAGGAAAAAGAAAGTAGACAAGCTTTAGAAGCAGAAAGAGAAGAGTTGCAAGCTAAGTTACATGCTGAAGAGGCTAAGGTAAAGGCAGAGATAGAAAAAGCTAAAAAAGAAGAAGCAGAAAAGATTAAGAAAGAACTGGAAGATTCAAAATTAAAAGCAAAATCTAAAAAGAAAAAAATAAAAGAAACTGAAGAAAATTCAGAAGAATATAAAGTAATTAAAGCTAATGAAGAAGTTATTACAAAGGTTAAATCTATTATGGGTAAAATAGATCCAACCCTTGGTACTATAAAGAAATTACAAAAAGAAGAAATTGAAATAACTGATGAAACTATAGAAATTGTTAATAAATTAATCGATACAGTGGAAAACTTTACTGAAAGTATAAAAGAAATTTTAAAGAAGTAG
- a CDS encoding cupin domain-containing protein, with amino-acid sequence MDIIEFLGQDDSINVNKDNGTSVSYFIFNEYEIHINKIAPYSVQEWHFHSKIEETILIIKGELTCRWMEEEKEKVRTLCKDEIIRVKNSVHTFANNTNEETKFVVFRFVPDGIDKREIIKKDKTVVNKL; translated from the coding sequence ATGGATATTATTGAGTTTTTGGGGCAGGATGACTCTATAAATGTAAATAAAGATAATGGGACAAGTGTTAGTTATTTTATTTTTAATGAATATGAGATTCATATTAATAAGATAGCTCCTTATAGTGTTCAAGAATGGCATTTTCATTCTAAGATAGAAGAAACAATATTAATTATTAAAGGGGAATTAACTTGTAGATGGATGGAAGAGGAAAAGGAGAAAGTAAGAACATTATGCAAAGATGAAATTATAAGAGTGAAAAATTCTGTTCATACATTTGCAAATAATACAAATGAAGAAACTAAATTTGTAGTATTCAGATTTGTTCCTGATGGAATTGATAAGAGAGAAATAATCAAAAAAGACAAGACAGTAGTAAATAAATTATAG
- a CDS encoding tetratricopeptide repeat-containing diguanylate cyclase: protein MENKFEDTLLTIINDYNEKIRRSVDNETKASIANDAMTTFLFEYNNPLAALIYGEIALKSISQTSNISKEIQIRINIGGCYHRIGDDAKAIRYIEPLVTSNFNKLEKSFKYKLLFNLVSSYLRLNNIEKATIYMEYFESLYYKNKDSEEQLIHYLFNMMKADFISSAGKDFLNDALQHINNCKKYCEEFASDIDKPFIIVEINRIEANIYSKLKQYEKSHKLHLKTLEYISETNIETYSIDLYMLLSNDYKRLGDLKTSVKFIKEYILKSEKRYYDQINQYSDILTRQYGINNKENQLYKLNLMRDKISYKYNKDSLTGLYNRRFLDTVINNTNINNTEKSIAMIDVDFFKKYNDNYGHLKGDEILKKVGETISSIFKTNEYIPIRYGGEEFLIIMNNTSYDKSIILINKLIREIRNKNIPHEYSEVSDRVTISVGIKTTNIVSSSDFWNAIKSADEALYAAKNQGRNRYIHSKDITK from the coding sequence GTGGAAAATAAATTCGAAGACACTTTACTTACAATTATTAATGATTATAATGAAAAAATTAGAAGGTCAGTTGATAATGAGACAAAAGCTAGCATTGCCAATGATGCTATGACAACTTTTTTGTTTGAATATAATAATCCTTTAGCTGCCCTCATTTATGGTGAAATAGCTTTAAAATCAATATCACAAACATCAAATATATCAAAAGAAATACAAATTAGAATTAATATTGGTGGATGCTACCATAGAATTGGTGATGATGCTAAAGCAATAAGATATATAGAGCCTTTAGTAACAAGCAACTTTAATAAATTAGAAAAATCGTTTAAATATAAATTGCTATTTAACTTAGTTAGTTCTTATCTTCGTCTTAATAATATAGAAAAAGCGACAATTTATATGGAATATTTTGAATCCTTGTATTATAAAAACAAAGATTCAGAAGAACAACTTATTCATTATCTCTTCAATATGATGAAAGCAGATTTTATTTCCTCAGCAGGTAAAGATTTTCTCAATGATGCTTTACAACATATTAATAATTGCAAGAAATATTGTGAAGAATTCGCTTCGGATATAGATAAGCCTTTTATAATAGTTGAGATAAATAGAATTGAAGCTAATATCTACAGCAAACTTAAACAATATGAAAAATCTCATAAGTTACATTTAAAAACTTTAGAATACATATCAGAAACAAATATTGAAACTTATTCTATCGATTTATATATGTTATTATCAAATGACTATAAGCGACTAGGTGATTTAAAAACTTCTGTGAAATTTATTAAGGAATATATACTTAAAAGTGAAAAAAGATACTATGATCAAATTAATCAATATTCAGATATCTTAACAAGGCAATATGGAATTAATAATAAAGAAAATCAATTATATAAATTAAATCTTATGAGAGATAAAATTTCTTATAAATATAATAAAGATTCATTAACTGGATTATATAATAGAAGATTTTTAGACACAGTCATTAATAATACCAATATAAATAATACTGAAAAATCCATAGCTATGATAGATGTAGATTTTTTTAAAAAATATAATGATAACTATGGTCATCTTAAAGGTGATGAAATACTTAAAAAAGTTGGAGAAACAATTTCTAGCATCTTTAAAACAAATGAATATATCCCTATTAGATATGGTGGAGAAGAATTTCTTATTATTATGAACAATACTTCATATGATAAATCTATTATTTTAATAAATAAGCTTATTAGAGAAATAAGAAATAAAAATATACCACATGAATATTCAGAAGTTAGTGATAGAGTAACAATCAGTGTTGGCATAAAAACTACTAATATTGTTTCTAGCTCTGATTTTTGGAATGCAATTAAATCTGCCGATGAAGCGCTATATGCAGCTAAAAATCAAGGCCGTAATAGATATATTCATAGTAAAGATATTACAAAATAG
- a CDS encoding IS1/IS1595 family N-terminal zinc-binding domain-containing protein, with translation MECPILLTDKSKYYSVLTYISDMMKDTKIITSKSCPHCHGMNVIKYGKVKSNNAQIFYCKECKKRFVETIGTPFYRSKKNDELWRKYFENMWIGYNIRECSEMIGIAQTTAFFWRHKILGYFLKFFKRKKLDYEAEVLVKTYVQNSKKEKESAIENVNNKIFTLKLGEKFYFFFTKDKNGNIEFLPFDKYPLVRKTLKENLAIVFSNIKKVAIYGNNIITTYAKKSVEKVIRVPQDSELFFYAREMKEWISGFWGISFRYITNYLNWFRIYYINDGEYTNTRQYFYKTFRELINEKNYAM, from the coding sequence ATGGAGTGCCCAATTCTATTAACAGATAAATCAAAATATTACTCAGTCTTAACTTATATTAGTGATATGATGAAAGATACTAAAATTATTACAAGTAAGAGTTGTCCACATTGCCATGGGATGAATGTAATAAAATATGGAAAGGTAAAAAGCAATAATGCTCAAATTTTTTACTGTAAAGAGTGCAAAAAAAGATTTGTAGAAACGATTGGGACTCCATTTTATCGTAGTAAGAAGAATGACGAGTTATGGAGAAAATATTTTGAAAATATGTGGATCGGATACAATATAAGAGAATGCTCAGAAATGATTGGTATTGCACAGACTACAGCATTTTTTTGGAGACATAAAATTCTTGGATATTTTCTTAAATTTTTTAAAAGAAAAAAGTTAGACTATGAAGCAGAAGTTTTGGTTAAAACTTATGTACAAAATTCTAAAAAAGAGAAAGAATCAGCTATAGAAAATGTTAATAATAAGATTTTTACATTAAAATTAGGAGAAAAGTTTTACTTTTTCTTTACTAAAGATAAAAATGGTAATATAGAATTTTTACCTTTTGATAAATATCCATTAGTAAGAAAAACATTAAAAGAAAATTTGGCTATAGTTTTTAGTAATATAAAAAAAGTGGCTATTTACGGCAATAATATTATAACTACATATGCAAAGAAGAGTGTAGAAAAAGTTATAAGAGTGCCGCAAGATTCAGAGCTTTTCTTCTATGCAAGAGAAATGAAAGAATGGATAAGTGGTTTTTGGGGAATATCCTTTAGATATATTACTAATTATCTTAATTGGTTTCGAATTTATTATATTAACGATGGAGAATATACCAATACACGTCAATATTTTTATAAGACGTTCAGAGAACTTATTAATGAAAAAAATTATGCAATGTAA